From the Gymnogyps californianus isolate 813 chromosome 24, ASM1813914v2, whole genome shotgun sequence genome, one window contains:
- the STK11 gene encoding serine/threonine-protein kinase STK11, giving the protein MDMQEPQQLGMFAESELMSVGMDTFIHRIDSTEVIYQPRRKRAKLIGKYLMGDLLGEGSYGKVKEMLDSETLCRRAVKILKKKKLRRIPNGEANVKKEIQLLRRLRHKNVIQLVDVLYNEEKQKMYMVMEYCVCGMQEMLDSVPEKRFPVFQAHGYFCQLIDGLEYLHSQGIVHKDIKPGNLLLTTNGTLKISDLGVAEALHPFAEDDTCRTSQGSPAFQPPEIANGLDTFSGFKVDIWSAGVTLYNITTGLYPFEGDNIYKLFENIGKGDYTIPEDCGPPLSDLLRGMLEYDPAKRFSIQQIRQHKGQLVLTEQKNGGSLKLGY; this is encoded by the exons ATGGATATGCAGGAGCCGCAGCAGCTGGGCATGTTTGCAGAGAGCGAGCTGATGTCTGTGGGGATGGACACTTTTATCCATCGCATTGACTCTACGGAGGTCATCTACCAGCCCCGGCGGAAAAGGGCCAAGCTCATTGgcaaatacctgatgggagaCTTACTTGGAGAAGGGTCTTATGGCAAAGTCAAGGAGATGTTGGACTCTGAAACCCTCTGTAGGAGAGCtgtgaaaatactgaagaagAAGAAGCTACGCAGAATTCCCAATGGGGAGGCAAATGTGAAAAA gGAAATTCAGCTCCTGCGACGATTACGGCACAAAAATGTTATCCAGTTGGTAGACGTATTATACaatgaagagaagcagaaaat GTATATGGTGATGGAGTACTGTGTGTGTGGGATGCAGGAAATGCTGGACAGTGTCCCAGAAAAGAGGTTTCCAGTTTTTCAGGCTCACGG GTACTTTTGTCAGCTTATAGATGGCTTAGAATACTTGCACAGCCAAGGGATTGTCCACAAGGATATAAAACCGGGGAACCTCCTGTTAACAACCAATGGGACGCTAAAAATATCCGATTTAGGCGTAGCAGAG GCATTGCATCCGTTTGCAGAGGATGACACGTGCAGAACGAGCCAAGGGTCGCCAGCATTCCAGCCACCAGAAATTGCCAATGGCCTTGACACCTTTTCAGGCTTTAAAGTAGACATCTGGTCCGCAGGGGTCACACT ATACAACATTACAACGGGTCTATACCCCTTTGAAGGGGATAATATctataaattatttgaaaacatcGGGAAAGGTGACTACACAATTCCAGAGGATTGTGGTCCTCCACTCTCAGACTTATTGAGAG ggATGCTTGAATACGACCCAGCCAAGAGATTTTCAATACAGCAGATAAGGCAGCACAA aggtcaGCTAGTATTAACGGAGCAGAAGAACGGGGGTTCCTTAAAGCTGGGTTATTGA